The proteins below come from a single Trachemys scripta elegans isolate TJP31775 chromosome 16, CAS_Tse_1.0, whole genome shotgun sequence genomic window:
- the LOC117889174 gene encoding cdc42 effector protein 2-like, whose amino-acid sequence MPAKTPIYLKTSTPKRGRKLRLRDVLSSDMISPPLGDFRHSAHIGPEGEGDMFGELSFLQGKYDLLPSLGRRLASQSAQAVGHEPARGPTASGYRSLLKSAVSLPVFSGEPSPEQAPPKPPRLHLEELPSSQRSMSVSCGEGCFHSGQGLAFSSISHYDQLPSSVSFSAASSEGSFPGPWGLGYGARAGTDTQEPPYSPGASVPRSESLLGLDLDLGPSILDDVLRIMEEYKLPGAKAL is encoded by the coding sequence ATGCCAGCCAAGACCCCCATCTACCTGAAGACCTCGACGCCGAAGCGGGGCCGGAAGCTGCGGCTGCGGGACGTGCTGTCGAGCGACATGATCAGCCCGCCGCTGGGGGACTTCCGGCACAGTGCCCACATCGGGCCGGAGGGCGAGGGCGACATGTTCGGGGAACTCTCCTTCCTGCAGGGCAAGTACGACCTGCTGCCCAGCCTGGGCCGGCGCCTGGCCTCGCAGAGCGCCCAGGCCGTGGGCCACGAGCCGGCCCGGGGCCCCACCGCCAGTGGCTACCGCAGCCTGCTCAAGAGCGCCGTCTCCCTGCCCGTCTTCAGCGGGGAGCCCAGCCCGGAGCAGGCGCCCCCCAAGCCGCCccggctgcacctggaggagctgCCCAGCAGCCAGCGCTCCATGTCCGTGAGCTGTGGCGAGGGCTGTTTCCACAGCGGCCAGGGCCTGGCCTTCTCCTCCATCTCCCACTACGACCAGCTGCCCTCCTCCGTCTCCTTCTCCGCCGCCTCCTCTGAGGGCTCCTTCCCGGGCCCCTGGGGGCTGGGCTACGGCGCCCGGGCCGGCACGGACACCCAGGAGCCCCCGTACTCCCCCGGGGCCTCTGTCCCGCGCTCCGAGTCCCTGCTGGGGCTGGACCTGGACCTGGGCCCCTCCATCCTGGACGACGTGTTGCGGATCATGGAGGAGTACAAGCTGCCCGGCGCCAAGGCCCTGTAG